The sequence ATGGTAGAAAAATATAAACAGAAATTAAGTAATGATGCATATATGTTTTATATTTAAATCAAAAAGATTTGGAGTGAGCAAAATGGAAAGAAGATATTTTGATTATGCAGCAACAACTCCTGTAGATCCAGGAGTACTAGAAGAAATGTTACCTTATTTTAAAGATAGTTTTGGAAATCCATCCAGTATTTATTCTTATGGAAGGGAAGCTAAAAAAGCTGTTGAGGAAGCAAGATCTAAAATAGCAAATTTAATTGGTGCTGATTCTAAAGAGATATTTTTTACAGCGGGAGGATCTGAAGCTGATAATTGGGCAATTAAAGGGATTGCTATGAAATTAAAAGATAAAGGAAACCATATTATTACATCGAAGATAGAACATCATGCTGTTTTGCATGTTTGTCAATATTTAGAAAAACATGGTTTTGAAGTTACTTATCTTCCAGTAGATGAAAATGGATTTATTAATTTAAAGGATTTAAAAAATTCTATTACTAATAAAACAATATTAATTAGCATTATGTTTGCTAACAATGAGATTGGTACTATTCAGCCTGTTAAGGAAATAGGGGAAATAGCTAAAGAGCATAATATATATTTTCATACTGATGCTGTACAGGCATTGGGGAATACTAAAATAAATGTGAATGATATGAATATTGATTTAATGTCAATGTCATCTCATAAAATTTATGGACCAAAAGGAGTAGGTGCCTTATATATTAAAAAAGGTGTTAAGATAGATCCATTTATTCATGGTGGAGCTCAAGAACGAAGAAAAAGAGCTGGTACTGAAAATGTTCCAGGAATTGTAGGATTTGGTAAGGCTGCTGAAATTGCTTCTAACTCACTAGAAGAACATATAAAAAGAACGGTAAAACTTAGAGATAAATTAATAACTGGAATTTTAGAAAACATTGATTATGTAAGGTTAAATGGCGATCCTATAAAAAGATTACCTGGAAATGTAAATGTCAGTATAGAATTTGTAGAAGGAGAAGCTTTATTACTTAATTTAGATATGATAGGAGTTTCTGCATCTAGCGGTTCTGCTTGTACTTCAGGATCATTAGATCCTTCTCATGTTTTATTAGCTATAGGACTACCTCATGAAATAGCTCATGGTTCTTTGCGTTTAACGATTGGAAGATATACAAAAGAGAAGGATATTGACTATGTAATTGAAGAGCTTCCTAAGATTGTAGACAAATTAAGGGCTATGTCACCATTATATGAAAAAGTAAAAGGAGGAGATAAATAATGTATAGTGATAAGGTTATGGATCATTTTGCCAATCCAAGAAATGTGGGAGAAATACCAGATGCGAATGGAGTTGCTCAAGTAGGAAATGCAAAGTGTGGAGATATTATGAAAATGTATTTAAAAGTAGAAGATAATATTATAAAAGATATAAAATTTAAAACTTTTGGCTGTGCTGGAGCAATATCCACTAGTAGTATAGCAACGGAAATGATTAAAGGGAAAACTCTTGAAGAAGCAGAAAAATTGACAAATAAGGCTGTTATAGAAGCACTAGATGGACTTCCGGATGAGAAAATTCATTGTTCTGTATTAGCAGAGCAAGCTATCAAAGCGGCGATTGATGATTATCGAAAAAAGAATAATCAATAATTTATTTTTAGGAAATTGTATTTACATACAATTTCCTAAAATATTTTATAAACTCTTTTGTAATACTATAATTAAACAGTTTATTTTGCTTATAATTTTATGTTATATTGGAGGGACAGAATTGAAAAAAGCTAAGCATATATTGGGATTACCTATCATTCTTTTGGATACAGGGGAAGAAATATTTGATATTAAGGATATTTTATTTAGTCAAAAAAATAAAAGACTCTTAGGTTTTTTAATAGATGAAGGAGGATGGTTTAAAGGGGCTAAAATTGTTTTATTAAAACATGTGCATACCATTGGAAAAGATGCAGTAATCATACAAAACAAAAAGGTCATTATGTCTTCAACCCAAATACCAGATGTAGAAGAAGTATTAGAAAAAAAGTATACTCTTTTTCAA is a genomic window of Garciella nitratireducens DSM 15102 containing:
- the nifS gene encoding cysteine desulfurase NifS, whose translation is MERRYFDYAATTPVDPGVLEEMLPYFKDSFGNPSSIYSYGREAKKAVEEARSKIANLIGADSKEIFFTAGGSEADNWAIKGIAMKLKDKGNHIITSKIEHHAVLHVCQYLEKHGFEVTYLPVDENGFINLKDLKNSITNKTILISIMFANNEIGTIQPVKEIGEIAKEHNIYFHTDAVQALGNTKINVNDMNIDLMSMSSHKIYGPKGVGALYIKKGVKIDPFIHGGAQERRKRAGTENVPGIVGFGKAAEIASNSLEEHIKRTVKLRDKLITGILENIDYVRLNGDPIKRLPGNVNVSIEFVEGEALLLNLDMIGVSASSGSACTSGSLDPSHVLLAIGLPHEIAHGSLRLTIGRYTKEKDIDYVIEELPKIVDKLRAMSPLYEKVKGGDK
- the nifU gene encoding Fe-S cluster assembly scaffold protein NifU, which produces MMYSDKVMDHFANPRNVGEIPDANGVAQVGNAKCGDIMKMYLKVEDNIIKDIKFKTFGCAGAISTSSIATEMIKGKTLEEAEKLTNKAVIEALDGLPDEKIHCSVLAEQAIKAAIDDYRKKNNQ
- a CDS encoding PRC-barrel domain-containing protein encodes the protein MKKAKHILGLPIILLDTGEEIFDIKDILFSQKNKRLLGFLIDEGGWFKGAKIVLLKHVHTIGKDAVIIQNKKVIMSSTQIPDVEEVLEKKYTLFQLKVIDNEGNRVGRVEDVLFNEKTGHLHYLEVSEGVFEDIFYGRLRIPLSNNIKFEDKAIIITNKKQIKKIGGLKKYFNQDIEKREV